The proteins below come from a single Benincasa hispida cultivar B227 chromosome 4, ASM972705v1, whole genome shotgun sequence genomic window:
- the LOC120076343 gene encoding uncharacterized protein KIAA0930 homolog: MLRDGGETPCRYELLNMVKKHSNLIGQTQVDEQDASDVEMDPRFWHDIMDLYFIRGKESRGRQDDDLVFFVRKVKSQGYGNDDDNGSTSPYFVRRWASKLDNLVGGASVDVDWRRSFYLNLIAHTSFTVTVAICSHLVLRSHQAGHTTSLSPIYKVVKTVYASPSRVNFHLDSKKEVETTPAYPDICFAVDDFDSTFDAVVLTETDHCYCVLLNAHDGAAFPGKDNAENCKSSSLTASSMDSDSQSTKNSKITLFSGFVSYQMVRDAYDAGKSRFGSLLSLGHASGKTDKIYMKGPGGRGEVEVAVSGVADQSLQDSGPFSPVVSKTGFGIGTIVRKAASVATVAAKQAYAAASSSSSDDEMIPLKCCLMSISLPWEYIANDLLFKGSPPVNL; encoded by the exons ATGCTCCGAGATGGAGGAGAAACTCCTTGCAG ATATGAATTGTTGAACATGGTAAAGAAGCACTCCAACTTAATAGGACAAACTCAGGTAGATGAGCAAGATGCGTCAGATGTAGAAATGGATCCTCGTTTTTGGCACGATATTATGGATTTGTATTTTATTCGTGGTAAGGAATCAAGAGGGCGACAAGACGACGATCTCGTATTTTTTGTTAGAAAAGTG AAATCTCAAGGATATGGcaatgatgatgataatggaagCACCTCGCCATATTTTGTTCGCAGGTGGGCATCTAAG TTGGATAATTTGGTTGGAGGTGCTTCAGTAGATGTGGATTGGAGGCGCTCATTTTATTTGAACTTGATTGCTCACACATCATTTACTGTGACTGTGGCAATTTGCAG TCATCTAGTTCTTCGAAGTCATCAAGCAGGACACACTACATCATTGTCTCCTATATATAAG GTTGTTAAGACTGTTTATGCATCTCCTAGCCGTGTCAATTTTCATTTGGATTCTAAGAAG GAAGTGGAGACAACACCTGCATATCCAGATATCTGTTTTGCTGTCGATGACTTTGACTCCACTTTTGATGCAGTG GTCTTGACAGAGACTGACCATTGCTATTGTGTACTTCTCAATGCACATGATGGTGCAGCTTTTCCCGGGAAGGACAATGCAGAAAATTGCAAGTCTAGTAGTCTTACGGCATCAAGTATGGATTCTGATTCTCAAAGTACGAAGAATTCCAAG ATTACTCTTTTTTCTGGATTTGTCAGCTACCAAATGGTTCGAGATGCATATGATG CTGGCAAGTCTAGATTTGGCAGCCTTCTTTCTCTTGGTCATGCTTCTGGCAAAACAGACAAAATTTACATGAAGGGCCCTGGAGGACGTGGGGAAGTTGAAGTTGCCGTTTCGGGTGTTGCAG ATCAAAGCCTACAGGATTCGGGGCCCTTTTCGCCTGTGGTATCAAAGACGGGATTTGGGATTGGAACCATCGTTAGAAAAGCAGCATCGGTAGCAACTGTGGCTGCAAAACAAGCTTATGCAGCTGCTAGTAGCAGTAGTTCTGATGACGAGATGATACCTCTCAAGTGTTGTTTGATGTCCATTTCATTGCCATGGGAATACATCGCAAATGATCTTTTGTTCAAG GGAAGTCCGCCAGTGAACTTGTGA
- the LOC120076344 gene encoding basic leucine zipper 4 has translation MCLSHFFHKYPTLPLPSSPLLSLSLFQFCFILHMAMLNMAEDGVGFQCEVLENDHEFTATEIEELLSLFLANDGPPSPGSDSQGSMRTNDDERKLRRMISNRESARRSRWRKKRHLEDLTNEVNRLMVQNRELKDRLGRVLNHRHMVLRENDWLWMESVGLRARLSDLCRILAVMQ, from the coding sequence ATGTGTCTCTCCCATTTCTTCCATAAATACCCAACACTTCCTCTTCCTTCATCCCctttgctctctctctctctctttcagttttgtttcattttacaTATGGCAATGCTGAATATGGCGGAAGATGGAGTTGGGTTTCAGTGTGAGGTACTAGAGAATGATCATGAGTTCACTGCCACTGAAATCGAAGAGCTTTTGTCACTCTTTCTAGCCAATGATGGGCCCCCGAGTCCCGGTTCCGATTCGCAGGGTTCGATGCGAACCAATGACGACGAGAGGAAGCTGAGGCGGATGATATCAAACCGGGAGTCGGCCCGGCGGTCAAGGTGGAGGAAGAAGAGGCATTTGGAAGATCTAACTAATGAGGTGAACCGGTTGATGGTCCAGAACCGGGAATTGAAGGACCGGCTTGGCCGGGTTTTGAACCATCGCCATATGGTTCTGAGAGAAAATGATTGGTTGTGGATGGAGTCCGTGGGTCTTCGGGCCAGACTTTCGGATCTTTGCCGGATCTTGGCCGTCATGCAATAG